The genomic segment CGCAGTCAGCATTATCCCCAAAAAATACAAGTTTATATGATATTGTAGCTAAAAATTCCTGTTGAGTGAAGGTCTTATTATAAAAAAATTGAGTTTTTATTATTTAAACTTGATTTAAACTTGAAAAATATTTTAAAGGATTATAATTTCTGTTAAGATGACTCTCAGGTCAACAAAAATGGCACAATAGAAGCAAATTGAACAGGAATTCTTGAAATATGAGTGATTCCAAAATAGCACCTTTGATGATTCTCAAAGACGTTGGTAAATCCTATCAACAGCCCAATGGACAGCAAATTCCAATTCTTAATAACATTAACTTAGAATTGCGCCGAGGTGAAATCATCGCTTTATTAGGGCCTTCGGGTTCAGGAAAATCAACATTAATGCGAATGATTGCTGGCTTAATTTCTCCCACCCAGGGACAAGTTATTTGTCATGGAAAACCTTTAATGGGTATTAATCCAGGGGTAGCAATTGTATTTCAAAGCTTTGCCCTTTACCCTTGGTTAACGGTTTTAGAAAATGTTGAATTAGGATTAAAAGCCAGGGGATTTCCGCTAGATTGGCGACGACAAAAAGCCCTAAAAATGATAGATATTATTGGGTTAGATGGATTTGAAAATGCTTATCCAAAGGAACTATCCGGGGGAATGCGGCAACGAGTTGGGTTTGCTAGAGCTTTAGCGGTTGAACCGGAGTTATTGTGTATGGATGAACCGTTCTCGGCTTTAGATGTTTTAACCGCAGAAAACTTGCGAATTGAACTTTTAGATTTATGGTTAGAAAAACGCATTCCGACCGAGGCTATTTTAATTGTAACGCACGGGATTGAAGAAGCGATTACCTTAGCAGATCGTGTTATTGTTTTAGGTCGAAATCCAGGGCGAATTCGGGCGAATTTACCGATTAAATTAAATCATTATCGAGATCGTAAAAGTGCCAGTTTTCAAGCCTTAGTTGATCAGGTTTATAAAATTCTAACTAATCCCGATTTAGAAACCTTAGAATCTCAAATAAGCCTCACCACAGCCCCTAATAATACTCCGAATAAATATCAATCTTTACCCTATGTGCGTATTGGTTCTATTGCGGGTTTATTAGAACTTTTAGAAGACCGACAAAATCCTGATTTATATCGTTTAGGGCAAGAACTACAACTGGAAGTTGATGATTTACTCCCCATTGTAGAAGCAGCAAAATTTATGGATTTAATCGCAATTCGAGAAGGAGATTTGAACCTGAAACCCATTGCCCTAGAGTTTATTCAGGGAAATATTGACCAGCGCAAACAAATTATTCGTCAACAATTACTTCAACATATTCGGCTCGTTCAACAAATTTACAACCTATGTCACTCGAAACAAAATCATCGGATTCCTGAAGATTTAGTGTTAGATATTTTGAATAATCATTTTAGCCCTAAAGAAGCTCAAAGACAGTTAAATACAGCGATTGACTGGGGACGTTATGCAGAACTTTATGCCTATGATGAACCCAGTGGGGAAATCTTTTTAGAAACATCTGATTTTAGTTCAATAACACCGGAGGGATAAACAATATGACGAGATCTCTTACTCCTAAAAATCAAACCTTAGATCGTTCTCGCTTGACCTGGCAAGATGGTTTATTAATTCTAGTAGTTATTACCATCTTATTAGTCATTGTTCGCACCGCTTCCCAATTTGTAGGAGATTATAAACCGGATGTCAGAATCTCCACCCATTTAGAGCAACTTCCCAGTTATACTGCTCAAACCTTATTAAGAATGGGATGTGCTTATTTTTTATCCTTAATTTTTAGTTTAGTTTATGCCTATTCTGCTTATCGTTCTTCCTTGGCTGCTAAAATCTTAATTCCCCTTTTAGATATTTTACAATCGATTCCCGTTTTATCTTTTTTACCGGGGGTTGTACTCGCTTTAATTTCCTTATTCCCAGGTCAAAGAATCGGAGTTGAATTAGCTGCTATTCTGTTAATTTTTACGGGGATGACTTGGAATTTAGTTTTTAGTTTTTATCAATCTTTGTCGAGTATTCCTAAAGAATTATTAGAAGTTGCTACGGTCTATCATCTCAATGCTTGGCAACGGTTTTGGTCAGTAGAATTACCTTCGGGAATCTTAGGATTAGTTTGGAATAGTGTGATGTCCGTTGCTGGGGGATGGTTTTTTTTGATGGCAATTGAATCCTTTACATTAGGGACTCACAGTTTCCGCCTTCCGGGTTTAGGATCATTTTTAGCTCAAGCTTCTGATCAAGGTGATTTCATCTCTATTGCTTGGGGATTAGGGGTTTTAATTGGAATTATTATTATTCTGGATTTTTTGGTCTGGAAGCCATTAATTGCTTGGGCAGAAAAATTTAAGTTAGAAATGGTTGAATCCCAAAATGTTCCTCAATCCATTGTATTAGATTTCCTGCGACGTTCCCCAACTTGGAGAATTTTAACTGAACGCTTTAGTCAGCTTTGGTCAGAAAAAATGAGTCAGACTATCGGAAAAACTGATCTTCATCTTACCGCCGTTTTACCCTCAAAATCCTATCCAAATTGGGGGACTGATCTATTCTTAACCGGGTTTGGATTTATGATTTTATGGGGAACTTGGGAAGGAGTTATTTTATTACAAAAATTAGAGTTTCAAGACTGGAAGCAAGTGATTACAGGTGCTATTTTAACCGCTTTACGGGTTGTGATTGCCTTATGTTTATCTTTATTATGGACTGTACCTGTGGGAGTTGCCATTGGTCGAAATCCTCGACTAGCCCAAAGTTTACAACCCTTAGTTCAAATTGCGGCATCTGTTCCAGCAACGGCATTATTTCCGGTCTTATTACTATTTTTAGCTCGTTTAGGAGGAGGATTACAAATTGGTTCAGTAGCACTGATGATGTTAGGAACAATGTGGTATATCTTATTTAATGTGATTGCAGGGGCGCAGGCTATTCCCTCAGAATTATTTGAAGCCGCTAATATTTATAAACTTTCGTTAATATACCGATGGAAAACAGTAATTTTACCCGGAATTTTTCCCTATTTAATTACAGGCATGATTACGGCTGTTGGTGGGGCATGGAATGCTAGTATTGTCAGTGAATATGTTCAGTTTCAAAATCAAACCTTAACCACTCCCGGATTAGGATCTCTGATTTCTAAAGCCACAGAAACAGGGAACTATCCTTTATTATTTGCTTCTACGGGTGTGATGTCGTTATTAGTCGTCTTAACAAACCGTTTGATCTGGCGGAAATTATATCAATTTGCTCGCTCAAAATACCAACTATTGTAATTATTAACCCTTTTTCCTTCGTAGTGAGGTGTTCACGCCTCATCTTTATCTTTAAGTAAGATATTGAGGCGTAAACGCCTCACTAAGAAGGAAAAACGTTATTCAGTTTCTTCAACTTTTAAGGAATTACAAGGGATTTTTTCAAGTTCAATTCGGGTCGGATCTCCACTGGAATAAACTTCTAAATCTGTGTGAGATTCGCCCACAAATATGCAATATTCTCCAGGAAAAACAACCCGTTCAAAATAACCCCGAATTGTACTTTGCAAACGAAGAATTTGCACCTGTCTAGTGGGGTTTTTATAACTACATAAAATTTCAGTCTTAAGGGAATCTACAGGCAAGTGTACTGTTTGCATGGTGTTTTATTAAAGTGAGGTTTTAAAGGACTGTTTTCAAATTTCTTAACTTTTCAGTTAAGGGTAAGGGAGAAGGAGAGGGAAAGGGAAAGAGTCCCAAGCCCAATTAGAAATCAGAAACGTCATCTATGACTTTAGATAGATTT from the Planktothrix tepida PCC 9214 genome contains:
- a CDS encoding ABC transporter ATP-binding protein; translated protein: MSDSKIAPLMILKDVGKSYQQPNGQQIPILNNINLELRRGEIIALLGPSGSGKSTLMRMIAGLISPTQGQVICHGKPLMGINPGVAIVFQSFALYPWLTVLENVELGLKARGFPLDWRRQKALKMIDIIGLDGFENAYPKELSGGMRQRVGFARALAVEPELLCMDEPFSALDVLTAENLRIELLDLWLEKRIPTEAILIVTHGIEEAITLADRVIVLGRNPGRIRANLPIKLNHYRDRKSASFQALVDQVYKILTNPDLETLESQISLTTAPNNTPNKYQSLPYVRIGSIAGLLELLEDRQNPDLYRLGQELQLEVDDLLPIVEAAKFMDLIAIREGDLNLKPIALEFIQGNIDQRKQIIRQQLLQHIRLVQQIYNLCHSKQNHRIPEDLVLDILNNHFSPKEAQRQLNTAIDWGRYAELYAYDEPSGEIFLETSDFSSITPEG
- a CDS encoding ABC transporter permease is translated as MTRSLTPKNQTLDRSRLTWQDGLLILVVITILLVIVRTASQFVGDYKPDVRISTHLEQLPSYTAQTLLRMGCAYFLSLIFSLVYAYSAYRSSLAAKILIPLLDILQSIPVLSFLPGVVLALISLFPGQRIGVELAAILLIFTGMTWNLVFSFYQSLSSIPKELLEVATVYHLNAWQRFWSVELPSGILGLVWNSVMSVAGGWFFLMAIESFTLGTHSFRLPGLGSFLAQASDQGDFISIAWGLGVLIGIIIILDFLVWKPLIAWAEKFKLEMVESQNVPQSIVLDFLRRSPTWRILTERFSQLWSEKMSQTIGKTDLHLTAVLPSKSYPNWGTDLFLTGFGFMILWGTWEGVILLQKLEFQDWKQVITGAILTALRVVIALCLSLLWTVPVGVAIGRNPRLAQSLQPLVQIAASVPATALFPVLLLFLARLGGGLQIGSVALMMLGTMWYILFNVIAGAQAIPSELFEAANIYKLSLIYRWKTVILPGIFPYLITGMITAVGGAWNASIVSEYVQFQNQTLTTPGLGSLISKATETGNYPLLFASTGVMSLLVVLTNRLIWRKLYQFARSKYQLL
- a CDS encoding DUF1830 domain-containing protein; this translates as MQTVHLPVDSLKTEILCSYKNPTRQVQILRLQSTIRGYFERVVFPGEYCIFVGESHTDLEVYSSGDPTRIELEKIPCNSLKVEETE